From the genome of Vibrio gangliei, one region includes:
- a CDS encoding OmpA family protein has translation MKLKALVFSFLALGLAACSNLEAEQPPTAYHSRDLSDSDGDGVINARDLCANTRKNAVIDNDGCPSVIYSEEENKLHILFANDSTEIPAAYDKHIKNMSSFLEKYPQTHIVLNGYASPVGPAEHNKYLSIHRADNVYKALVAAGVSPDRIETIGYGDSDPVEADSKEEMMTLSRRVTASVVGMDSSVLESWTIYDQRKD, from the coding sequence ATGAAATTGAAAGCGCTAGTATTTTCTTTTTTGGCATTAGGCCTGGCAGCATGTTCTAATTTGGAAGCGGAACAACCACCAACAGCTTATCATTCAAGAGACTTAAGTGATTCCGATGGTGATGGCGTTATTAATGCTCGTGATTTATGTGCGAACACACGCAAGAATGCCGTTATCGATAATGATGGCTGTCCAAGTGTGATTTATTCGGAAGAAGAAAATAAACTTCATATTCTGTTCGCTAATGATTCCACTGAGATTCCAGCGGCTTATGATAAACACATCAAGAATATGAGCAGCTTTTTGGAGAAATATCCCCAAACTCACATCGTGCTAAATGGTTACGCAAGTCCCGTTGGCCCAGCTGAGCATAACAAATACCTTTCTATCCACCGTGCTGATAATGTTTATAAAGCCCTAGTTGCTGCGGGCGTAAGCCCAGATCGCATTGAAACAATTGGTTATGGCGACAGTGACCCGGTAGAAGCGGATAGTAAAGAAGAAATGATGACGCTCAGCCGTCGTGTGACCGCCTCTGTTGTTGGAATGGATAGCAGTGTATTAGAGAGCTGGACTATCTATGACCAAAGAAAAGACTAA
- a CDS encoding TolC family outer membrane protein has protein sequence MIKAPKINKLAVLIGCQLIALPAYAQSLEQAIATALATNPNIQSTYNEFMSQKETSRASSGKYLPSVDLEAGVGYENYDNSEGTQGEFNPRYAQISIRQLLWDGSSTYNDMQRTKSEAESERYQLLADAQDMALSTVEAYIDVIQAQEVVTLSQANHDVHMRIYRDIKKRTDSGLSSTADLIQVEGRVAQANTNLLSAQSNLNDKVTAFVKIVGAYPKDLKKPKVDKTYIATSLNDALEKAKANNPTMYLAYHDVQAAQYQYEQTKGTLLPTFTIEGSQKYGDELDGSEGDTDELSVMLKMNYNLYNGGSDAAKSRSAAHQVNKAKNVRDNAYRLLEESTRLSWSAKQLADSQEKFLEQHVDASAKTIIAYEKQYKIGKRTLLDLLNTENELFESRKAYLAAHYSGLIAEYRLLNSTGLLLNELRVAIPDEWAKSSK, from the coding sequence ATGATAAAAGCTCCTAAGATCAATAAATTAGCCGTACTTATTGGCTGCCAACTGATAGCACTGCCAGCTTATGCTCAATCGCTAGAACAAGCGATTGCCACCGCTTTAGCCACCAACCCTAACATTCAGTCCACATACAACGAATTCATGAGCCAGAAAGAGACCAGCCGAGCCTCTTCTGGTAAATATTTACCTTCTGTCGATTTAGAAGCGGGCGTGGGATACGAAAATTACGATAACAGTGAAGGTACTCAAGGGGAATTTAACCCTCGATATGCACAAATCAGTATTCGCCAGTTATTGTGGGATGGTTCAAGCACCTACAACGATATGCAACGGACCAAATCAGAAGCAGAGTCTGAGCGTTATCAACTTCTTGCAGATGCTCAAGATATGGCGTTATCAACCGTTGAAGCCTACATCGATGTCATTCAAGCTCAAGAAGTGGTGACACTGTCTCAAGCAAACCATGATGTTCATATGCGCATATACAGAGACATTAAAAAGCGCACGGATTCGGGTTTAAGTTCCACGGCTGATCTTATCCAAGTTGAAGGTCGTGTCGCACAAGCTAACACTAACCTACTCTCGGCTCAGAGTAACTTAAACGATAAGGTCACCGCATTTGTCAAAATTGTCGGTGCTTATCCTAAAGATTTGAAAAAACCGAAAGTCGATAAAACCTACATCGCCACTTCACTCAATGATGCGCTCGAGAAAGCCAAAGCGAACAACCCAACGATGTATTTGGCCTACCATGACGTACAAGCCGCACAATATCAATATGAACAAACGAAAGGTACGTTACTTCCTACCTTTACCATTGAAGGCTCACAAAAATACGGTGACGAACTTGATGGCTCCGAAGGTGATACTGACGAGTTATCTGTCATGTTAAAAATGAACTACAACCTCTATAACGGTGGTAGTGATGCTGCAAAATCCCGCTCGGCTGCACACCAAGTGAATAAGGCCAAAAATGTACGGGATAATGCTTATCGACTGTTAGAAGAAAGCACTCGTTTGTCTTGGAGCGCCAAACAACTGGCTGATTCGCAAGAGAAGTTCTTAGAGCAACACGTTGATGCTTCAGCCAAAACCATTATTGCTTATGAAAAACAATACAAAATTGGCAAACGAACTTTGCTTGACTTGCTTAACACCGAAAATGAATTATTCGAATCACGTAAAGCTTATTTAGCTGCGCATTATTCAGGTTTAATCGCAGAATATCGCTTACTCAACTCCACGGGCCTTTTACTCAATGAATTACGTGTTGCCATTCCAGATGAATGGGCTAAGTCGTCTAAATAA
- a CDS encoding type I secretion system permease/ATPase, translated as MKDPLLNSLAYISRYYGQSNSPGALTAGLPLKDGLLTPHLFPRASATAGLNAKLEALPLKDLPPLLLPVVALLKNNDTCVILSVDYDKNEAEVILSQNEDSTPEWIHLDELNKQYTGQMFLVKKSFRYDERSPEMLKNRDGHWFWSTMWQSRKIYRDVFIASILINIFAIGAPLFSRLVYDKIVPNLAYDSLWVLAVGVFIIFIFDFILKMMRSYFLDVAGKKSDILISSKIFSHVMGIRLESKPPSVGAFAKHMQEFESIRDFFTSASITTIIDLPFALLFLLVIFIIAGPLAIVPLIGVLILIGYSFMVQKPLRRTIEEGSRLASQKNSNLVESLAGLETLKMFGAESQYQYRWEEAVAHMANWSLKSRRLTDSLQNAAGFVQQFLNVAMIVVGVYLIGNGDLTMGGLIAATMLSGRAVGPMIQVAMLSTRYNQAKSAMGIIEKLMAMPTEQEEGKRYIHRPIIKGKIQFDNVSFTYPNASTPSLKNINLTINPGERVGIIGRIGSGKTTLERILMGLYQPTSGTVLIDDTDIKQLHQIDIRRNLGCVPQDITLFYGSIRDNIALGRPLASDKDIMLAAERAGVTSFTQKDPAGLEKQVGEGGSALSGGQRQAIAIARALLGKPPVMIMDEPTSSMDNRTEMFIKRQLRNFSNDETLILITHKTGMLDLVDRLIVMEQGQIIADGPRDKVLQALRSGKNQKKVTNKKPQQIEENSAEPGIKAVQISTLSSKDGKDTNPVQSDVSKADLVKTAPETQKLSQNAESSHQKVAIQTKPI; from the coding sequence ATTAAAGATCCACTACTAAATTCGCTTGCTTACATTAGTCGTTATTATGGGCAATCAAACTCTCCGGGCGCTTTAACGGCGGGGTTACCACTTAAAGATGGTTTATTGACACCGCACCTATTTCCCCGCGCCTCGGCAACAGCAGGTTTGAATGCCAAACTAGAAGCATTACCATTAAAAGACTTGCCGCCACTACTATTGCCTGTGGTGGCTTTACTGAAAAACAATGATACTTGCGTAATTTTGTCTGTTGACTATGACAAAAATGAAGCGGAAGTCATTTTATCTCAGAATGAAGATAGTACACCGGAATGGATTCATCTAGATGAGCTGAACAAGCAATACACAGGCCAAATGTTCTTGGTCAAAAAGAGCTTCCGTTACGATGAACGCTCTCCTGAAATGCTTAAAAATCGTGATGGTCACTGGTTCTGGAGTACGATGTGGCAATCGCGTAAAATTTATCGCGACGTGTTTATCGCATCAATTCTGATCAATATTTTTGCTATCGGTGCCCCGCTCTTCTCGCGCTTGGTCTACGATAAAATTGTTCCCAACCTCGCTTATGACTCACTATGGGTTTTAGCCGTAGGTGTGTTTATCATCTTTATTTTCGACTTTATTTTGAAGATGATGCGTAGCTATTTCCTTGATGTTGCTGGCAAAAAATCGGACATTTTGATTTCATCGAAAATCTTCAGCCATGTGATGGGCATTCGTTTAGAATCTAAGCCACCTTCGGTTGGTGCATTTGCCAAACACATGCAAGAGTTTGAATCAATTCGTGATTTTTTCACATCCGCCAGTATCACGACGATCATTGATTTGCCTTTTGCCTTATTATTTTTGCTGGTTATTTTCATCATCGCAGGTCCACTTGCGATCGTACCTTTAATCGGTGTTCTGATCTTAATTGGTTACAGCTTCATGGTACAAAAGCCCCTTCGTCGTACCATTGAAGAAGGCTCACGTTTAGCATCACAGAAGAACTCAAACTTAGTCGAAAGCCTAGCCGGCCTTGAAACTCTGAAAATGTTCGGTGCTGAAAGCCAATATCAATATCGTTGGGAAGAAGCCGTCGCACACATGGCAAACTGGAGCCTCAAGTCACGCCGTTTAACCGATTCTCTTCAAAATGCGGCTGGTTTTGTTCAGCAATTCCTTAATGTTGCCATGATTGTCGTCGGTGTTTACCTTATCGGCAATGGCGATTTAACTATGGGTGGCTTAATTGCAGCCACCATGTTAAGTGGTCGTGCTGTTGGTCCTATGATCCAAGTTGCAATGCTGTCTACCCGCTACAACCAAGCAAAATCGGCCATGGGCATCATTGAAAAATTGATGGCAATGCCAACTGAACAAGAAGAAGGTAAACGTTATATCCACCGCCCTATCATCAAAGGTAAGATCCAATTTGATAACGTGAGTTTCACTTATCCAAATGCATCAACTCCGTCTTTAAAAAATATTAATTTGACCATTAATCCGGGTGAACGCGTCGGTATTATTGGGCGTATTGGTTCAGGTAAAACCACATTAGAGCGTATCCTCATGGGCCTTTACCAACCTACATCGGGTACGGTTCTTATTGATGACACCGATATCAAACAGCTTCACCAAATTGATATTCGTCGAAACTTAGGCTGTGTGCCTCAAGACATCACTTTGTTCTACGGTTCGATTCGTGACAATATCGCATTGGGCCGCCCTCTTGCGAGTGATAAAGACATCATGTTGGCAGCTGAACGCGCTGGCGTGACTAGCTTTACTCAAAAAGATCCAGCAGGACTTGAAAAGCAAGTCGGTGAAGGTGGTAGTGCCTTATCGGGGGGCCAGCGCCAAGCGATTGCCATAGCGCGCGCTTTATTAGGTAAACCGCCAGTAATGATCATGGATGAGCCTACCAGCAGCATGGACAATCGAACTGAAATGTTTATTAAACGTCAGTTACGTAACTTTAGTAACGATGAGACCTTAATTCTTATTACTCATAAGACTGGCATGCTTGATCTGGTTGACCGCTTAATCGTGATGGAGCAAGGTCAAATCATTGCTGATGGTCCTAGAGATAAGGTATTACAAGCGCTACGCTCTGGTAAGAATCAAAAAAAGGTAACCAATAAAAAGCCTCAACAAATTGAAGAAAATTCAGCTGAACCAGGAATCAAAGCAGTTCAAATTTCAACGCTGTCAAGTAAAGACGGAAAGGATACAAACCCAGTGCAATCGGACGTATCTAAGGCAGACTTGGTAAAAACAGCACCAGAGACACAAAAACTGTCACAAAATGCTGAATCTTCACATCAAAAAGTAGCGATTCAAACAAAACCAATTTAA